TTGTGTTTAACTGCTCTTAAAAGGTCTGATTTTTTCATTCCACTCATTTGACGACATTCATACTTAACTCGGGCATATTTTCTTATATGCGGGCATAATTCAGTATCAAAATACAAAGAAGTTCCTTCAAACTGACACGTTTGTTGTCCTTGGCAAACTTCAGCAAGTTTTCTATATGCGTAGTCTTTATCTAATGTAAAACACATTTGCGTATCTGTAAGGGGCGATAGCGGGTTATCAACTTGACAGTCAACTTTGTTATCACGACCCCAAAATGCATCCTTTATTCGAATTCCTTGATATGCATCACACATGATATTTTCGCTATCACCTTGACAAGCTATTGCAGTGTTACTTTTATCGATTAACCAGTTTGATAATCTACCAGTGTagacattatttatataaaaccaaTATGTGacaaaaaacgtttttagttttaggtggtttcctttcataatttttaactattgtaCAGTTGtaagaaaactaaaacatttGTTAGATTTTAAACTATCTTATCCTTGGTGTATAACGTTAAAGCACAGATTTGCAATATTAAactttactataaaatttaatcaCATTTGATTTTCTCTGTTTGAATTTATAAACACTAAtcgttataaatattaattcgttttattttctttgcaaaaaaaatattaaggttatcgaaattaaattagatttaagGTTACTCAGCTTGTTAAAAATACACGCATGAatagtttaataacttttgcgTTTAACAAACAATTGTTtaacttaaagatttttttatctctCATGATTTATTTcgattatttttaagttttttcatttgaaatagcGATTTCTTATACCACTTAATTATGCACACATAATTAAAACCTGTAGATCCCGTTAAAAATATATCGtttcaaatcaaaaatcaaaaatattctttcaaaatatttgcagatcaaatatatgtatttattatattaaatttacactCATTTTAAATTGCATTGGCATACTGTTATGGTATTGAATTCATCGATtacgttaaattaaaaaaaaatctcttaattagatgcttttaaaatactaaattaattcctaaaaagaaatcagtaacacaagcagtaaaaaaaaaaattatatttttatattttatattgttatttaggtaccccaagaagacctaacggttttgtcacagagcaccgcggaaatgCATTTAACGTTAACGATTAAcgagttcacgcctccttccttaccgtgacgcgaattattgttttaaactacttttaaaataaaaagaaaacttttcattaaaaaatttgtttaaagcaGTAATTAGCTGtatttaattaagtatttagCTGGCTCGAGCTGACCGGCAGTGAAACTGGCACCGGTGGAATCGACTAAAATACAAAATCGAATTATAtatcttaaacttaattttatttgattattacgTTACTTATggttaattgtttataaaatatgcaataagcataattacaaaattatgcaatatgCATAttaatatgct
This Hydra vulgaris chromosome 04, alternate assembly HydraT2T_AEP DNA region includes the following protein-coding sequences:
- the LOC136079392 gene encoding protein eva-1 homolog C-like codes for the protein MKGNHLKLKTFFVTYWFYINNVYTGRLSNWLIDKSNTAIACQGDSENIMCDAYQGIRIKDAFWGRDNKVDCQVDNPLSPLTDTQMCFTLDKDYAYRKLAEVCQGQQTCQFEGTSLYFDTELCPHIRKYARVKYECRQMSGMKKSDLLRAVKHKPFKGSKRTILKLKNHKRKKTLHDSFKNITHSLNKTLL